A DNA window from Pedomonas mirosovicensis contains the following coding sequences:
- a CDS encoding AAA family ATPase has product MLNQFAQGTPNADAQAERRLAELANRMLAARQAVETVIIGQRSVVDLTLITLLAGGHALLVGVPGLAKTRLVKTLGTVLGLDTRRVQFTPDLMPTDILGSEVLETTSEGSRAFRFVHGPVFCQLLMADEINRASPRTQSALLEAMQEMQVTVAGQRYTLPQPYHVLATQNPIEQEGTYPLPEAQLDRFLFEIRIDYPGLDDERAILLATTSGLEEAPPVLFSPEELLEAQQLIRRIPVPEQVVESILRVVRATRPGPERPDIAWGAGPRAAQALLAGAKARAFLMGRTVPLLEDVEALLHPALGHRIALTYGGRARGLTTADVINGVVPLLDA; this is encoded by the coding sequence ATGCTCAATCAGTTCGCCCAGGGAACCCCGAACGCCGACGCGCAGGCGGAACGCCGGCTGGCCGAGCTGGCCAACCGGATGCTGGCCGCGCGGCAGGCTGTCGAGACCGTCATCATCGGCCAGCGCAGCGTCGTCGACCTGACGCTCATCACCCTGCTGGCGGGCGGCCACGCCCTTCTGGTGGGCGTGCCGGGCCTCGCCAAAACCCGGCTGGTGAAGACGCTGGGCACGGTGCTGGGGCTGGATACCCGGCGCGTGCAGTTCACGCCCGATCTGATGCCGACGGACATTCTGGGCTCGGAAGTGCTGGAGACGACGAGCGAGGGCAGCCGCGCCTTCCGCTTCGTCCACGGCCCGGTGTTCTGCCAGCTTTTGATGGCGGACGAGATCAACCGCGCCAGCCCGCGCACCCAGTCCGCGCTGCTTGAGGCCATGCAGGAAATGCAGGTGACGGTGGCGGGCCAGCGCTACACGCTGCCCCAGCCCTACCATGTGCTGGCCACCCAAAACCCCATCGAGCAGGAAGGCACCTACCCCCTGCCGGAAGCCCAGCTTGACCGCTTCCTGTTCGAGATCCGCATCGATTACCCCGGCCTCGACGACGAGCGGGCCATTCTGCTCGCCACCACCTCCGGCCTTGAGGAAGCGCCGCCGGTGCTGTTCTCGCCCGAGGAGCTGCTGGAGGCACAACAGCTCATCCGCCGCATCCCGGTGCCGGAACAGGTGGTGGAGAGCATCCTGCGCGTGGTGCGCGCCACCCGCCCCGGCCCCGAGCGGCCGGACATCGCCTGGGGCGCAGGCCCCCGCGCCGCACAGGCGCTGCTGGCGGGCGCAAAGGCGCGGGCCTTCCTGATGGGCCGCACCGTGCCGCTGCTGGAGGACGTGGAGGCGCTGCTGCACCCGGCGCTCGGCCACCGCATCGCGCTTACCTACGGCGGGCGGGCGCGGGGCCTGACGACGGCGGACGTCATCAACGGCGTCGTTCCGCTGCTGGACGCCTGA
- a CDS encoding DUF1285 domain-containing protein produces MAGLDTVQPGQSLADIARLLADKRLPPVERWNPPYCGAIDMVIKRDGSWLYLGSPIGRHALVKLFSTVLRRDEDGRYYLVTPVEKLQITVEDAPFVAVELVSEGKGGQRRLGFRLNTDDYVIAGPNNRLRVEVDGKTGEPRPYIHVRRGLEALINRPVFYELVSLAMEEGGETGTLGLWSDGVFFPLGDTGGGEIGEGGS; encoded by the coding sequence ATGGCGGGCCTTGATACCGTGCAGCCGGGTCAATCCCTTGCAGATATTGCCCGCCTTCTGGCGGACAAGCGGCTGCCGCCTGTCGAACGCTGGAATCCGCCGTACTGCGGCGCCATCGACATGGTGATTAAACGCGATGGCAGCTGGTTGTATCTGGGCTCGCCCATCGGCCGGCATGCGCTGGTGAAACTGTTCTCCACCGTGCTCCGCCGCGATGAGGACGGCCGGTACTATCTGGTGACGCCGGTCGAAAAACTGCAAATCACGGTTGAGGATGCTCCCTTTGTGGCGGTGGAACTGGTGAGCGAGGGCAAAGGCGGGCAGCGCCGCCTCGGCTTCCGGCTCAACACCGATGATTACGTCATTGCGGGGCCGAACAACCGCCTGCGGGTTGAGGTGGACGGAAAAACCGGCGAACCGCGCCCCTACATCCATGTGCGGCGCGGGCTGGAGGCGCTCATCAACCGCCCGGTGTTCTACGAGTTGGTGAGCCTTGCCATGGAGGAAGGCGGCGAGACGGGCACGCTTGGCCTGTGGAGCGACGGCGTGTTCTTCCCGCTTGGAGACACTGGCGGGGGCGAGATCGGAGAAGGCGGATCGTGA